Part of the Gemmatimonadota bacterium genome, ACCTGACCGGCCGACTGTCCTGCCCAGTGCCTTGGAAGAGCGCGACCAGAACCGCAAACGCGCGCAACGTGCCGTCAGACATGCTAGAGGCTAGAAAACGCCACGGATTCTCGTCCCCCCGGACGTTCTGTCGGAACTCGAGAGTCTCCTTCGGCCCTACCGTCTTATGCCTCACACTGCTAACGCCCGCGACGACCTTGGACAAATACTCCTCGATGCGCTGCTCGATATCTGGATGCTGCGCAGAGAGGCGCCCGAATACACTGGCGATGTTGCTGCCATCCCGATTCAGCAGTTCACCGGGATCCGGTGTCTGCAAGTCTCTAATAGCCTCGGGATTCAGGCTGTAGAAGCCCATGTTAGAAAGTACATCATAGAGTCCCCGAAATTGATCAAAACCGGATACGTTGACGAGATAGAGCCGGTCCTTGGCGGCTGGCGGCGGCGCACTAACACTGGCGTGGATCACTTGTCCTTCTTGCACTCGGAACATCGCCGACCCTCCAGCGCCCCCGCGCAGATGGCACTCCTCCTGCTTTACGACGTATGCACCAGCCGGTTTTGCGGCGATCTCTAATGCGTAATGGCCACTCCCGAAGTCCAGGTTGAAGTCGAGGCGGATCGCCAAATGGCGGGGATGACCACGCGATCGTCGCCTAACCTCATTGAT contains:
- a CDS encoding AAA family ATPase gives rise to the protein MHNNCKPVVDRAVLRNYKSIAACDVTLGRHAFLVGPNGSGKSNFLDAIRFVSDSVRHSLDHALRDRGGINEVRRRSRGHPRHLAIRLDFNLDFGSGHYALEIAAKPAGAYVVKQEECHLRGGAGGSAMFRVQEGQVIHASVSAPPPAAKDRLYLVNVSGFDQFRGLYDVLSNMGFYSLNPEAIRDLQTPDPGELLNRDGSNIASVFGRLSAQHPDIEQRIEEYLSKVVAGVSSVRHKTVGPKETLEFRQNVRGDENPWRFLASSMSDGTLRAFAVLVALFQGTGQDSRPVRLVGIEEPEIALHPAAAGVLIDSIQDAAAQTQVIVTSHSPDLLDDEDLSEESILAVISESGETKIGPLDESGRQALRQHLYTAGELLRMDQLRPDPTAVSLSTEQLALFGPRGSEA